The DNA sequence tccaagtcggttcaaatacacccaagcatcaggttaatatacacccaagcaacaacttaatatacatctataattttgagctaattacctgttgcattgatgccaagcgcatcacctattttttttggggttatatggaaagaaccatatcctgtcttcagtttgttctccccaagtttgaagttgtttgccagctcccttaagagttggtgatccaccctcaatggtgggatgtgcatcaacccaccgaatccaagatccctcacaatcgccttcttctcctcagtcatgtttctgaacttatcattcaggagatgtgtggcacatTTCAGGTCTTtagtttggtttcttgctgccattttctctgaaactaaaaatacacccaaagatatcagtaatatacacccatatatatatgactcagatacacccattgataacaataAGATACAtccattgataacagtaagatacacccatatataagagtcagatacacccaaagatattCGTAAGATACatccattgataacagtgagatacacccatagatattattcagatacacccaaagatgtcaaagaagatacacccattgattacagtgagatacacccatagatattattcagatacatccatatagatatcagtcagatatcactcaaccatgcttcaatatcaagccacattacaagGTTAAGCAGTTTACACCCCCGAATCTACGGAATAAACCccgaaaaatcaacaaaaatagcaGGAGAACTTAGAATAATAATgtagaacgacgtagaacttagaaggAACGACGTATAACTtagaacagtgtaacaaagaagcaagagtaatagtaaaccctagaagaacgatgtagaagaaaagtaaaatatacagtatTTTAATGGACTTACGTTGAGTATTCTTGGTTTGTtttttcttcagattcttcacAGAGAGGTTGATGGTGTTTTGATGCAGTTTTCGAACTACGATTTCTATATTTTGAAACTTGATTTTCGCTCGAAAATGAGAGGGTTTCGTTGTTTTGAAAGCGCCTTGAGaaatggaagaagtggaagaagtggaagagtctgccatacgTAACCGTTCGAATGTTGAGCACGTGATTTTGACGCGCCATCTTATCTCTCTTCATGCGCGTGATTTCTgtttgggctgggccaacttgtttgcttgtaggcttgtatgtgtagcaggcccgttaTTAATATAACGTTATGTAActaaatacaaatataaaaatattttgtaatgtTAGGATAGAAAGATAAATTGTTTTGGCTTTGGTATGCGGTGGAATAGGAGACAAGACTACACGTTTAACTTGATAAGCGAAGAATCATTCGTCTTAAATGATTAAATCAACTTAACTCTTTGGCGTACACTAGTTATTTTAGAAGAAGACATTAGCATTTAGCACCATAAATCAACTATGTTGAGCTACCTCATGATGGGTTTCAATAAGTCTATAACATTGTTTTCGCGTGCCAATCTTATTTTACTAGTCCTAGTCCCATTGTTCTAGATTTAGAAGACCACGTTCATGTCCAGAACCGAATCTTCCATGTCAGCCAAGGCAATGGAggaaagttattattattattattattattattattattattattattattattattattattattattattattattattattattattaggatatTTGTTCATGATTATAATATAAAAGTTGAAGTTGTTTTAAGATTTAATGATTTCAATACACACGAAAAAGTAACTTGGCACattttttaaaacttattttaacaagtatttttattaggatatttaatttattcataaaaacattatgtattattattaatctttCGATCGCTGGAGGTACATTTTTTATTGTTATCATTCGTCTGAGCTTGCGTTTCATGATTTTCTTCAAGGATAGAGAAATATATAGATGCCTGTTTTTCCTTTAATCATGCTTATTTTTAAACTATATCATTTCccttatttttgaatatttaccgaatactaaaaaaatatatatttaagaaTTTTGCTAAGAACACTTGTTAAAGTTATTTAGAGtagatagtttttttttttttttttttttttaataaacatgcTACAGAAGGCATTAGAGACATCAAATATCTGAATTTTCAATAAAAGcttttcatatcaaaattcataatattttctttaatagGTAAAATATATACTTGTGACTATAGAAGACTTGATGATCATATATGTACCCAATTAATTGAACCACCAACATTGCGAATTGAGTATTACTCCTCGTAAGAAAAGATTTGTAGATTAGAATCATGTGAAGTGCATTTAATGCAAAGAAGTAGAATAGGCTTTAGGGTTTCAGTGTTTTAGAGCTTGGTGGAACTTGATTTTGTGAGTAAACAACTcctaattaactaattttaaataattacaattaataattattaattttacattttaaaaaataaaatttaaacaattactaattaataataattaattagtataaaatgtagtttaaaaatatttattagctagaTTTCTATTGATTACTTAATAAGATTattctttaaaataatatatcCATAGAGGCTTTCATAGTCTCGATAACATACATTAATCAAACAGCTAGCTAGGCttcttatttataataatataatcattTAGTAATTATAAGTATTGTCTGCAGTATATGCAAGAGAATTGCAATAACATGACCATGCATGATTTGCAGCTGCCCAATAATTTTCTGTTGCTGCCACGGTGAGTATACAACTCATTCCTTTGGCTCCACTGAAcatgattaattttatattaactatgtgtTTTCCAAGTcggtttttttaataattatggttagaaatataattatttatatatttttatcttaaatttttaacaaaaataattttataatataatataaaatttttataatttaaagatttagaatttaattttttttattttaaaatttttttcaaataaaacaaataaaaaaagtctgtacaaaaataataaaagatgaattaaaaatataattatttatatttttttagtattttaaatttttaaaaagatgatTTGATGATAATTATAAAACAATGATAccgattattttattaatatagtgataattataaagaaaatgatatttttctatttattataaGATGTCTAAATGATATTCTTCTTAagtttcttctatatatatatatatatatatatatatatatatatatatatatatatatatatatatatatatatcttacaaGATTAAAATAAGATATGCTTTACTCTTTtgactaaaataattttaataattatcttaattataattatatttttaaaattagtaatatataattgtttgcttaatttaaataataataaatattttaacttgttacagaagtatttaatttaatttttttgtatttcgtAATTAAtgctaaaatattaaaaaatgaaatttattacattaataataagtatattttattcttattatttgtatcaactaaataattatcactaattatatatttttaattataatgattatTGGAAGGTATTTTAGTCAAAAAGACTAAAGAATATGTTATATTAATTTCATAgaaaaatttacattttaaaaatagagaaaaagaaaatttcatttttctatatataacaatttcttttttttttagatagTCATATAGATTATAGATGTAGAGATTAGAGCATTTTCAGCATTTTCATAATTACATAATTTCAACTTAAATTCCTAAGCAAGAGGAGCGAGAGATATACAGAAAGAGTGTGTTTTTTGAGCGTGTTTATTTCCATTTGAAAGTCCGAGACAACAAACATTCACGTTGAACTCTTCTCTCCAGGGTAGTCTCGGTCCAAGTTAGGGTTCCAATTAAGTTTTCTGCCTCACAAAAACCTATAGAAAGTGAACTATACtagttaattattttcttaatataCTCCATCTGTCCAAGATTAATAGCTGTATCATAACTCGCTATTTAGAGCACATAAATACATGAGTACTTCGGATATTAAATGCATGTACGACCACTATaaaatatgttatatatatctaggTGATGCATGTATGGatggaatattttttatttaattaattattggtttagaatttaaattttaaatataacataataatGTCGAGAGAGTTGAATTCTTAAATGCTAGAATATATTATATAGTAATATTTGTGATATTCAACAAactatgctaatttttatatggaATAATAGTAATAATGTAATTAACTAATAATACTTACATTTATTATATGCCTTTTAATTTGAGATGATAAGTAATTACGTCAAACGCATTTTACAATaatataagaatatatattatatgttcatataaaataaaatatatttacataattgcattaatagaaaatacaaattaaatcttATATATATAGAATAGAAAGTTTAAGAGTCAAATGTGTACGTGAAAACTACACAAGTGCATGGATTGCCAACCTATCACGCGCCTTGGGCAGTGTTTGACCACCGCCTAGGAACTTAATTAGTTATATTATATGGCGACTACTCACATGATGATGGGTGTTTTGTCTTCATGTAAATATTCTGAGTTGGCAACGATAGGATGATCACACGTGTTTCGTAGTTAGTGTATCATTAATTAAGATAAACATGTGGTCCCAtcggtttttttttattaatatactgGTTGGTCTGGTTCGAAGAATAAAAAATCGGTTGAACGTAGACTTGGTTCGCTGGTttgaaaaatgagaaaagaatTAAATAATGAAGTGGGCTTTTTAATAGTGATGCttgtccaaaaaataaaaaacagcagtcTAATGTTCTAATACACAAATTACAAtggtcttaaaaaaaaaaaaccagattgCAATGGCCCATAAAAATACCTcgttacttaattaattatttattctattaatttattatgcctgaatcaataaatttatattaatacacTAAATTAGTTTGTAAAAATGTTTTAGAcagaaaattattattaataaattttaattattaaattattattatattagataaattaaattttacattaaATTCTGGTAAAAAATTAGATGATGACATGATAGGTTAATGTTACGTGTTATAAGATAATTGGTTGATGTGTCATGTCAGGAATACATGACATAGCACGTGTACTACTTGTTATTTGACacgttataaatttatttagagtcaAAATAGTTGTTTTGGTGTATAGTCAAAATAGTTGTTGAAATAACAGAATAAGTTATTTTCAtacctaaaatttaaaaaattaatcaaattagttccaTATAAATCTCTCTTATTTTTGTCTTCATAATATTaattcttaataattttaatactaattttaggcttaattactttgttggtccttatagttttaccaaatttttaattaggtctatgtaccttttttctttttaattaagtttctAAACTacctttaattttgtaattaggttatttttcatataaaaaatgttaaaattaacagaatatttcttCCATAATACATGTGGCAAAGACCTAGTTgggtttttaattatgaatactttCAGATTACGAAGAAATATTCAGATAATTCAAacattttttacactaaaaatgagctaattataaaattaaaagcactATAAGAacccaattgaaagaaaaaaattatagagacttaattaaaaaaatttaataaaacataGGGATCAACAGAGTAATTGAACCTtaattttaatatcaatttttagatcttaataaataaaactcCCTTTACATAAAAGAGGTAAATATCAAATCGGTATCCGGAAGATTCCGACGttgacaaaatggtacctgacttttgttattgTCAAAATGGcccctaaaaatttttaaaatttgacaagcgtgtcTTCGAGCTCGACGGAGCAAATTTCCGACAAGCACAATGCTGACATAGTCACTACGTTTTGATGACATGGCAAAAATCCCCTCCAATCCTAATCCTTCTCCTGCAACGcacttccccttccccctccccaacgCACTCCCCCCGTCCCCTTCCTGAATGCACTCTCCCCCCTCTCCAACCCTAATCCCCCTTCCCTAATCCCAAATCCTCCCTTCAAGATTAGTCACCAAGTCCAACAGACAATGACAAGAGTTAATGAAAGTTTTCACATAATTGTTGATGCCCTCACATCGTGAGGTAGTCCTAAACTCAGCACAAAATTTGTCCATCAAGTAAGAGCTAGCCCAGTTTTTCTTCCTAGCATATTGAATGTTAACCCATTCATTATTTTGCAGACCAAAAGTATCTACCATCTTAGCCCAACGGAGCTCGAACTCATCGGGATGCCACTTGCCATACATGCACTTTTTAAATTCTGCACAAAATGTTGGATCTTTGATGTTAGACGTTGCATTTTTTTGAAGGTGCCAACCGCATAATCTATGGGTTGCATTAGGGAATGCATTTGCAATACCCTCTTTCATGCCTTCATCTCCATCCGTTACCACAACAGTAGGAGATTTACCCAGCATAACATCCAGAAAGTTCTTCAACAACCATGTGTAAGTCGGTCCTGATTCATCCTCTAACACAGCGAAACCAAAAATGCAAGTTTGCCTATGGTGATTACTACCAGAAAATATCACCAGTGGCTTTTTATACTTGTTCTTTCGGTACGTGGTATCAAATGCTAGGACGTCGCCAAACAACTGGTAATCAGCCTTGGACATTCCATCTGCCCAAAATAAGTTGCCCAATCTATCTTCAGGGGTAGAACTATAGCGTGCCATCGCCATCGGGTCTAGATCAGCCTTGCCACTCAAGTATCCTATGGTAGCATTTGAATCGCCACCAATAATCCTTGCCCGTCTACTTCTTTCTATATAATTATCCAAATCTTTCTTTGAAAAGCCAACTCTATGATACCCACCTGCTTGTCCAACTAGATATCCCATAATTTGAGAAGTAGGGAGTCCATGCATGATCATTGTGTCAGTCTAAGCTTTGTTTGCATCGGTCAAACGACGATGATTTGGAATTAGGTGGACAAGGCATTGTGGTATTAACTCATGATTATGCTCCTCGACTAGTTTCCTAACCCTCCAAACTGAAGAACTTTCATCAAGGTAAATGGACAGCTTTGCCTCACAACCAGTTCGAGTCTCTGCCTTGTGCTCCCTCTTCCTATTCGAATTGTTGTAGTATTTCTCCTCTCTGTATCCTGCCTTGTTGCAAAAGAACCGTCGCCTTGTATAATTCCCATCTTTGCCACGAGCAGCATCTCCCTTACGGACTCCAAACCCAACACTTTTAGCATAACTAACATAGCACTCATATGCTGCATCAGCTGTCATCCATGAGTGGTTCCTTATGTCCTCTATTGTTAGAACACCACAATATCTACTGCTTCCACAACATGCACATGTGCAACTCACATTCTCCAGTGTCTCATTCATGTTTTGGCCTCCCTCGTCACTTTCAAAGTAAGTTGCTTCTCCTTCGATATCCATCTCCTAATGCAAACCAAACTGTTAAATGTAAAATCAAATCATAACCAAAAACATAATCATAATCCTATTTCAAATTTAACTTATTGCTGTGATAAAATTagcattaaaaaattattgtcaaATTCTACACTACAATGACACACACAAGGAtccaataaatatatttttatagtaattCAGTTTTCAAACATGAAAATAGAAATTTTTAAACAACCACATAGGGAGGGACtcttaaaactaaactaaaactcttGGTTTCTcttatatcatcaacataaaattTAAGTTTCATCTATTACTCATTAAGACAACTACCTCAAAAATTTCGTCGTTTAAGAAATATTATTTTCACAAATAATTCTTTAAATATGAttattttggatatattttttaacaaaattattacTGATTATTTAAAGGACTAGCTTTTAGAAAATTATTAACAAAGGCACACACATAATCGGATAGgggttaaataataaaatttattaaaaaatacccTACcacaaatttcgaaaataaatatttggtttaatgtataaataaaacAATGCATTTAGTATTTTCCACTACCAATGTATATCCTATATCTATTCTTATTTTGAGCTTGAAATAAATTAGAGTTATGGGCAAAAACTTACCAAGAGCTGCTGAAACGATATCACTCTTCGATCTCCAGATACCTACAATTGCTCACAACTCTTTAGGAAACTTGAACTTTTTTTACTAGGCGGCTACTCACATGATGATGGGTGTTTTGTCTTCAGGCAAAGATAGTACTTTAAATCTATGTAATACTGCCGTGTGTAAGGATCACATCAATATTGTGGgacccattaaaaataatgaatgtaCTTAGAATAACATGATAATTAACTTAGTTCTAATAAACCAAGTAGATGAACCCAATGGTTCATTCCGAACTGAGTAAATCGAGTTTGTATTTTgatatcttttatttaaattaaaattttaaataaaagtaaaataaaaaataaaaccttATTACCCATCGATAAAACTCAATCTTCCAGTGTAAGCTAGAGAAAATAGTTTCTTGTGTCTACATAGGGAGTGACCATTCATACCACCTTGCTGGTGTGGCAGTTCCAAGTACTTGTCCGAAGATGACGAAGACAAAGTACATTGTGGTTATTATATACAAGGTTGATATAGTAAAAAAAGTTCAAGTTTCCTAAAGAGTTGTGAGCAATTGTAGGTATCTGGAGATCGAAGAGTGATATCGTTTCAGCAGCTCTTGGTAAGTTTTTGCCCATAACTCTAATTTATTTCAAGCTCAAAATAAGAATAGATATAGGATATACATTGGTAGTGGAAAATACTAAATGCATTgttttatttatacattaaaccaaatatttattttcgaaatttgtgGTAgggtattttttaataaattttattatttaacccCTATCCGATTATGTGTGTGCCTTTGTTAATAATTTTCTAAAAGCTAGTCCTTTAAATAATCAgtaataattttgttaaaaaatatatccaaaataaTCATATTTAAAGAATTATTTGTGAAAATAATATTTCTTAAACGACGAAATTTTTGAGGTAGTTGTCTTAATGAGTAATAGATGAAACTTAaattttatgttgatgatataagAGAAACCaagagttttagtttagttttaagaGTCCCTCCCTATGTGGTTGTTTAAAAATTTCTATTTTCATGTTTGAAAACTGaattactataaaaatatatttattggaTCCTTGTGTGTGTCATTGTAGTGTAGAATttgacaataattttttaatgctAATTTTATCAC is a window from the Arachis hypogaea cultivar Tifrunner chromosome 1, arahy.Tifrunner.gnm2.J5K5, whole genome shotgun sequence genome containing:
- the LOC112795587 gene encoding protein FAR1-RELATED SEQUENCE 5-like codes for the protein MIMHGLPTSQIMGYLVGQAGGYHRVGFSKKDLDNYIERSRRARIIGGDSNATIGYLSGKADLDPMAMARYSSTPEDRLGNLFWADGMSKADYQLFGDVLAFDTTYRKNKYKKPLVIFSGSNHHRQTCIFGFAVLEDESGPTYTWLLKNFLDVMLGKSPTVVVTDGDEGMKEGIANAFPNATHRLCGWHLQKNATSNIKDPTFCAEFKKCMYGKWHPDEFELRWAKMVDTFGLQNNEWVNIQYARKKNWASSYLMDKFCAEFRTTSRCEGINNYVKTFINSCHCLLDLVTNLEGRIWD